catggaacagttacagctcaccgaggacatgaccctagataggaaggtctggaagatgcgaattacggcagaggattagggccagttcgggtcgctagggtagggaattaattggggggggtgtattcctgttatgatcccgtattcagtgttccgtgttccgtgttccatgtttattacgaatctgtgtgctttcctctgctttatattcctgcattcctgctttactctgttttatattccttatgggtgccgtatctatgttatgtcatctgcttctgtgctttactatgtgtttgtgtgatatctcgtgacttgagccgggggtctttcggaaacagcctttctacttcatcagaggtagaggtatggactgcgtacatcttacccccccccagaccccactaagtgggaatacactgggtttgttgttgttgttgttgtgtatccTCTGGCAAAATTTACAGCTCCTATTTGGTGCATGTttttgaatttagttgaactaagaTGGTGCTTGTCGGGAACTCTGAAGGAACTGTTGCAGAGTTGGAAAAGTACCAGACTACAGTGCCAGCAAAGTTGTGGAAGGTCTGGAAGGAAGGTGAAAAcgagaaaaattttaatttaaaatatagatatatatccCTTGTTAGATTTTGAGGGTAAAATAGAAAATGTACCAGAAGCTGAGAGGATGATAGACTATGTAGGCACCGCTGTCTGTCGTACCGTTGACTCTATCTATTCAtggaattttctttatttcattttcgATTTTATATAGGCTCGTTCCCTCTTTTTCCAAGAATTCATCCACTTCCCTTTACTCCATAGGGTTGCTAAGTATTTAAGCTTAATCTTCTTATTTTTGAAGCAAATACACTAAAAAGGGCTAGAGGTTTGAGAAAATGAAGCAAAAAGTAGCACCCGTCATCGCCTTGAAAACTTAAGTTTCTGGTGTGATGGTGTGATGTGACCTGAGGAACTTGCTCTGCAAACTCATATATTAACAAATTTGACAAATTTTATTATACAAGAAGAGCTTTTATTTTTACCTCTTCTATCATGAAGTTTCCAACTTCATTGATTTGGATGATCTTCTCCATAGGCCAATAGTGCTTGTTGTACCTTGATGAGGCCTGCTCATACCAGCTGCTTAGTACCAAGTTCAATGTATCCTGGCATGATCGACACCAAAAATAGCACGAAACATTGTTCAGATCTGTCTAGTGAAGCAGTAGATGATTCACTAATTCATTGGCGCTTGCACACAGAAAGCATCTGCTGCACTCAACAAGCTTTGGAGTAGGAATCCAAGTGAGACAGCTGGCTCTTGGGGGTGCAATTGTTTCCAAAATTGTTCTCCATGGCCAGTCCTTTTTAAGGCCTTCCATATTCCCCATAAGCTTGCTGTCTTTCAGAAACTTCCACCACATTGAGTCAGCAACCTGTTCATTGAGAGATAGCAACCAATTTCAGTAACAATTCATTAACGTCTCTATTGAGGAGCCTTCTATGCATAGCGAGCCAGCATATAAAGCTATCTTTGGCATGCTTCCCCTGTTCCACCAAACTTGGAAAAGCAACAGAACACCAAATATGAGTCATCCCACATCCAAACAGTAAAAGGAAGAATAACCATGTAGTGATTATTGTAGGTTCCGAGAATTCAATATAATGTGTGGCACAAACACACAGGTGAAGTCCATATATAATTCGTCAGAAACTTATGGAGTAATCTCAAAGCACATTCAAATTAAATAGGGAGGTGGTAGAAAATTCCTATTCGTGCAAGACGGTGGATATGGAACAGACCATTCAAGCAGCAACTTTCCAGGATTTTTAGCCATGCAACTAATCATCAAGCAACAGCATAAAGTGTATTAATCTCCACACAGATATAACATACCTTTGCGACGAATGAGCCAATTTTTGCAAGTGATTGAAGGATGTCAGCGGCTGCAAGCAGAACCAGACAGGTCCAAATGGAAGGAACACAAATCCGGCAGTTCTCCAATTAAATCAGGTTACAAGGTATTCTCCCAAAGTAGAAGGCAACATCATAAATGACCAGAGACAAAGACCAAGGTTGAATGCTTCACATATCTACGAGAGAACACGTGTGGAGGGAGAGTACTAGCTACGCCTGCTACGGGTTCAAATGATCCAAGAGCAATAAGCATATGTATGAGACTGCAACATAACAAATAGGTCAATTAGTTTTTCAGAGAACAAGGGTGGAGTGAGGATATTAGCTATAACCCAGTAGCTTTTGTTTAGACCCTGTATTTGTATCAGGAATTTCATTAAATATGTAAGAATATTCAAGTGAGAATCTAGTAAATAAGGCGAGctattgaaggaaaaaaaaaaaattatattgtatgccccagtgcggaggtgtgagaggttggctagggatggtttcaagcaaggtagaggtagactgaagaaatattggagggaagcgattagacatgatatggagcagcttcaacttaccgaggacatgaccctggataggaagttgtggaggaggcgagttagagtagaaggttagtctgagttaggatgttgtatgttttggtgtaTACTTGAAGTATCTTGCTTTGGGTATTATTGAGTATGTTAATTTCTAGTATATCTTCTTGTTttattactattccttatcttatcttagattgctttattttgagacgggggtctatcggaaacagcctttctatcTCAGgttaaggtagtggtatgaactgtgtacacttaccctccccagaccccacttggtgggaatatactgggtatgttgttgttgttgtattggtTTCTGTCAAAAATTCAAAACCGTGGAACATGTTCAAATCCAATTAACTCAACAATGAACATTGGCGCGTGAAATTCAAATTTGGAGAAACAGCAGAACACCAAATATAAGTTGTTCCTCATCCaaacaataaaagaaagaataataatcTTGTTATAATATGATCTTTATAAATCATGTAGTCAAGTTCTCAGTATTCAAACCgattcaaaaactaaaaacatattaCAAAGAAAAGGCACTGGTCTCTGTTTACAATATAATTTGGCACAAACAAAAAGGTGAATACCATATATAATTTGTCAGAAACTTATGGAGCAAATTCCCAAAGCACATTCAAATTAAACAGACCATTCAAGGAGCAATTTCTCAGGATTTTCAGCTTTGCAACAGAAGAAGTGTATAGTCTCCACAAGGATAGAAAATGCCTTTGGAAAGAAGGTGTAGATGACTGGGAAGGGCAGGAATGAGCCAATTTTTGCAACTGATTGACGAATGGTCAAGGGCCGAAAGCAGAACCAGACAAGGCCGAATAGAAGGAACAGAAATCTGGCATTTTACCAATAACATCAGGTTACAAGGTATTCACCCAAAGTAGTAGGCAACACCATATATGGCCTTGGAGACACAGCCCCTTGCAATGTACAATGCTAGGCAACACCATATATGGCCTTGGAGACACAGCCCCTTGCAAGGTTCAATGCTTCACATGGCTACTGGCAAGAGAAGCTGTTTGACTTGCATAATTTACAAAGAAGAGGGGAATGATAGTATGTAACAGGTGTATCCTCTGCAAAGAAGGTTAGGGAATTATATTCACACACTGCAAGTTTACAGTTCAGACTAAAATGGTGCATGTTGGATACTCGGAAATACTGCTGCTGAGTTGGAAAAAGGCAGGACTTCAAATATTGCTAGGAAACTTTGGAACACTGTTACCACTGACCACCAATTGTTTAGTGGATGGAATGGAAAGAAACGAAAACGAAACAAAGATACAAAGGCGAAAAAGAGAATATTTACAATTTAAAATATGGATGCAAAGACTAAAATGTACAAGAAGCTGAGAGGATGATAAGTTTCCTCCGTTCATTTCAACAAACTGAATTCTCATTTTTTGTAATTGCACATCCTAAGCATTGCCCTGGATGTTTTTTCTTCTTATCTGATCAAAAAATAAAGCACCTAGAGGATGCTTAGGTCAATTACTTATCAAAAATATGTCACTCTATATGGAAATTAGGTGGACTTCCGCATTTTAAATTACTCTATACGTGTTGCAATATATTCAAGCTTATCTTCTTGTGTTTGAAGCTAATGTACTAAAAAGGCACTAAAAAGAAATGAAGCAGAAAGCAGTAAGTTGCTTCCCGGTCAAAACTTTGGTTACTCTGTGCGGTCTTGTGTTTGAAGCTAATGTACTAAAAAGGCACTAAAAAGAAATGAAGCAGAAATCAGTAAGTTGCTCCCCGTTCAAAACTTCGGTTACTCTGCGCGAACTTCAATTTAACTAGATATATTCATGGAGAGAAACAATAACCAAGATTGATCAGAGGGATGATTGATTTTATTGAAGACTTAAAGCTGGTCGATCCTCTTCTTTGTAGGGTACAATTAGATGGAAAACACGAGATTTAAGGGTGAGGCGTCAAGAACTGATAAGACTTCAACAGAAAACAAATGCTACTTGCGAAAGTAATATCGGATAGTAATCCTCTAGTGTTAACAGTGTGGACAATAGCAAAACAGaaaaccatatttcaaatttgaaaacaTGTGATTGGAACATGAAGGCTTTGTGAACACTGTAGAAAAATGGTGCAACAAATTTGAGTTACAGGGAACCAGATTTCATCTTGGGCAGCAAAACGAAAATATTCAAAGGAAAATTGATAGGCTGGAACATATAGTTCAGAAGACAGATCTAACTATGGGAATTGAAGAAACAGCAGAATGTGAGGAAATTTCATGAAAACAAAAATCTAGCAGCCTTAAGAGGAAGTGTCACTAAGTGCCAATCATGGAGACAACATCATGTAAGaagaaaagtttttaaattgAAAGAAGCAATATCTTTCCTAAAGAGGAAGACTAGTCTCTCTTTCCAATATTAGGGAAGATAAAAAAGATAATGGCTGAGTTGAACAAATAGATTTCTTGAGGCAAGAAATAGAGAGAAGAAAGCCTCAAAGTGAATCAAATGGAAATTGTGACAACAAGGAAGAGGGAAGGCGAAAGTAAGAAACCTTATGAAGTGGCTTTCGAAGAAGCAAAGTGAAAGAAACTTCTGGATCACAAAGGCTCTGCACCATTCTTATGGAGTTGGAACTGGAAAATATATCCGAAACTTCTGGTGCAAATTCTTAGAGCACATTCGTATTAACCAGGGAGATGGTAGAAAAACCCTCTTCTGGCATGACAGATGGATAGGGAACAGACCACTTAAGTTGCAATTTTCAGAATTTTCATCATGAAATAACAGAAACGTATTATTTTGAATGGAGGAAATGAGCATGTTTTTGCCAGTGAATAAAGGATATCAAGGACTGCAAGCAGAACTAGACAAGACCGAATGGAAGGAACACACTCCTTTGGAGGTCACAATAACATTTTCCAATAACATCGGGTCACAAAATGTTCTCCCCAAGTGGATGGAATAGAAAGAAAGGAAACAAAGATACCTTGAAGGctcaaaaaaaaagaatatctGTAAGAATGAAAATGTATACATATTTCTTTTAAGTTTTGTGGTGTAAAAATGAAAATGTACAGGATTCTGAGAAGATAAATTTGTTATGTTCATTACACGTGCAGCAAATGAACTGAATTTTATCGTTTCTAACAGTACATTATTACTCATATTAAGAGTGCAGTGACATGATGTCAATATAAATACTACCTCCTCTATAAGCCTGCCTGGAAAGCTCAAGTGATGTTCTAATTGCAATTTTATCAACTTCTGCAACGATATTGTATGCCATTTCTCATGCAGGGACAAAAACAATTgtacaataactgaataaatcAAGTGAAAGAAATATTAACTTCTTATTTATGAGTGATCTGGTATCATGTCAACGATGGAAGGATTCTCCTTTAAGACGTTTATTAAAACTCCAGTTGTAGTTGCATCAAATGAGAAGCCCCTTCCCGCCATTTCCTTCATGAAAGATACTATTTCACTAATTTTGTTGCTCCTAAGAAATCCTTGCATAATAACGTTGTATGTTATATTGTTTGCAGGACAACCATTGTCTTCCATTTTTCTTAGAATACCTTTGACTTCATCAAACAACCCTTCACGACAAAATCCAGTTATCATTACATTGTATGTTCTCACGTCCGGAATCAATCCAATGGAAGGAAGCTTCTCAAAAATAGCATGAGCTTCGCGGACTTTATCATTTTTGCACAATCCATTAATGACAACAGTGTAAAATGAAATATTGGTATCTTCTCTGTTTCTTTCCAACTTACTAAAGAGTAACATAGCTTCTTCAACAAGGCCATACTTAAAATAACCAAAGAGCAAAGTGGAATGAATGCATATGTCAGGTGTGGGCCCCACGCGTAGCATCTCATCAAAGATCTTTTTTGCATCACCAATTCTTCCAACTTCAATCAGACCGTGCAAGATAGTACTGTAGGCAACAGTATCAGGTTTTAATCCCTTTTGAGAAATTTCACCAAACAATTGCATGGCCTTGGCAAGATTCTTTTTCTTACAGTATCCATTTATTAGTATGCTATAGCTAAAAATATTAGGCTTAATGCCCTTATCTCTCAAGACATTAAAAACTCTCCTTGCTCTATCCACTTGACCACGCAAACAATATCCATCCATTATCGCACTGTAGGTGATTATATCAGGTTCTACACCTTTTTCTATCATGTGTCTCATTACTTCATCGGCATCTTCAACTTTTCCTTCTTTGCATAGTCCATCTATTAGTATGCTGAAGGTATGCACATTTGGATTAATATTAAGATTCACCATCTCAGATAACAAAGTCTTAACCTTTTCCCACTGACCAAGCTTACACAAACCATCAATTAATGAATTATATGTGAATATGTTTGGAGGAATGTTTTTCTGCTTCATCTCGTTCAGAAGGTTGATAGCAGCATCTAAGTTTATATCTTTGCAGAGGGCATCGATAACAATGCTATAGGTACATACGCCGGGCTTAGTATTCCCTTGTTCCATTATCCGGAGCAAACTTAAGGTCTTCTCAGTATGTCCTCTTTTGCTGAGTCCATTCATGACGGTTCCATACATGACTTCATTCGGCTCACAAATCTTCTCTCTCACCAATTTTTTGAACAAGACAACTGCATCTGTGACTTTATTTTCAGCAAATAATCCCCCTAATAGGGTGTTAAAAGTGACGACATTAAATGGAATGCCAGTCTTCAAGTAAATGGGTAATATGGAAAATGCACAATCAATACGATGCCTCAAACAA
The Capsicum annuum cultivar UCD-10X-F1 chromosome 6, UCD10Xv1.1, whole genome shotgun sequence DNA segment above includes these coding regions:
- the LOC107873535 gene encoding putative pentatricopeptide repeat-containing protein At1g12700, mitochondrial isoform X1 → MTRISVNKCNAIIPFLSFHSSSSSSRSFSAKAHINFDKEVSCLDDAVSLFHRMVRMKPLPSVIDFSKLFKTMINMKHYSAVVSLFREMRILGIPISDSILNIVTNSYCLRHRIDCAFSILPIYLKTGIPFNVVTFNTLLGGLFAENKVTDAVVLFKKLVREKICEPNEVMYGTVMNGLSKRGHTEKTLSLLRIMEQGNTKPGVCTYSIVIDALCKDINLDAAINLLNEMKQKNIPPNIFTYNSLIDGLCKLGQWEKVKTLLSEMVNLNINPNVHTFSILIDGLCKEGKVEDADEVMRHMIEKGVEPDIITYSAIMDGYCLRGQVDRARRVFNVLRDKGIKPNIFSYSILINGYCKKKNLAKAMQLFGEISQKGLKPDTVAYSTILHGLIEVGRIGDAKKIFDEMLRVGPTPDICIHSTLLFGYFKYGLVEEAMLLFSKLERNREDTNISFYTVVINGLCKNDKVREAHAIFEKLPSIGLIPDVRTYNVMITGFCREGLFDEVKGILRKMEDNGCPANNITYNVIMQGFLRSNKISEIVSFMKEMAGRGFSFDATTTGVLINVLKENPSIVDMIPDHS
- the LOC107873535 gene encoding putative pentatricopeptide repeat-containing protein At1g12700, mitochondrial (The RefSeq protein has 7 substitutions compared to this genomic sequence), encoding MTRISVNKCNAIIPFLSFHSSSSSSRSFSAKAHINFDKEVSCLDDAVSLFHRMVRMKPLPSVIDFSKLFKTMINMKHYSAVVSLFREMRILGIPISDSILNIVTNSYCLRHRIDCAFSVLPIYLKTGIPFNVVTFNTLLGGLFAENKVTDAVVLFKKLVREKICEPNEVMYGTVMNGLSKRGHTEKTLSLLRIMEQGNTKPDVRTYSIVIDALCKDINLDAAINLLNEMKQKNIPPNIFTYNSLIDGLCKLGQWEKVKTLLSEMVNLNINPNVHTFSILIDGLCKEGKVEDADEVMRHMIEKGVEPDIITYSAIMDGYCLRGQVDRARRVFNVLRDKGIKPNIFSYSILINGYCKKKNLAKAMQLFGEISQKGLKPDTVTYSTILHGLIEVGRIGDAKKIFDEMLRVGPTPDICLHSTLLFGYFKYGLVEEAMLLFSKLERNREDTNISFYTVVINGLCKNDRVREAHAIFEKLPSIGLIPDVRTYNVMITGFCREGLFDEVKGILRKMEDNGCPANNITYNVIMQGFFRSNKISEIVSFMKEMAGRGFSFDATTTGVLINVLKENPSIVDMIPDHS